The window GGAAATGAATTGTGAAATGTAGTTTGATTCTTTACTTTTGTGGTCTGTCCTTTGTGGCACATTCTCCTCTGTATTTTCTCTTTGGGGGTCCTGTCTGGGAGACACACATCTCACTACTTCAGGGAGCTGCCTTGCAAAGACTGAGTATGACTTGTCACACCGGGAAGAGCAGTGGGTCCCTGTGCATGCTTTGGCCCCTCCTCCATCTTTCCCAGCCCCTTTCCTGACAAGCTTAGGGCTAAGTGACACAGAATTGAAGCCTGCGTGTTTATATGTGCACAGACACCAATAAAGGGACAAGCCAGCCCCAAGGGGAGGAGACCCACCGCAGGGTTGCTATTTTATTTAGTCCTACAAACACATTACGCTTAAACTCACCGTCTGCCAGCAAGTCTCCTAGACCTGCATGTTGTTGGGAGAAACATCTGCAGTCTCGCTTTCTCCTTGCACCATATGTTGTTGCTTCTCTCGGGTTTCAGTGAAATCAGGCTTCACAGGAAGTGTTGCCATCGCCTGTAGACTCTCCGGACTCagttccctctctccctcccgtGATAATCCTAATCGGAATTTTTCAGCTGCTCCCGACTTCTGCCTCCCATTGCCACTCCCAGTGGCTGCCTCCTGGCCCTCTGACCCTCCCTCTTGCTCCTGTCCTAGCCCCGAGGTCTTCCCTTCCAGGGCTGCTGGagtgcccaccccagcctctgttGTACATGTCACTGTCATCTCCTCTGCAGCTGGCACTTCTTCCCCACTCCGTGCTAAGCCCTCTACCACCACCTTCCTTGCAGCTGCTGTTTTTCCTACCAACTCATCCTGTTGGTGCCAGGTTTCTTCCTCAGCAACATCTGAAAAGGAGGAGGCTTTATTTGCTATTGTTTTCTCCTCGGCTGTCTCCGAACCTGCCAACACCTCCCTCTCCTCTGCGGCTGTTTCTGCCGTTTCACCACCTCCGTGTAGAACTTCCTCAGCCACAACCCTTCCTCCTCCCATGCCCTCATTCTTTTCTGTGTTTCCTCCTCCTTCCACGGCCCCGTCCCCTTCCGAGTTCCTGTCCTGCATCGCTTCTGTCTCCGGAGTGCACTCTttgtcctcttcctcctctgggcCCTCATCCACTGCTTCCTCCCTGAACTTTTCTGCCATCATGGGATCTTCCTCAGGAGCAGCTTCCTGGGTCCTTAGCACGACATCCGCTCCTCCTTGCCCTTCAGCCCTCCCCTCCAGTCCTGCGCAGGCGTCGTGATCTTTGGCTGctagctcctctgcctggcctgtGGCGGGGATCAGCGCCTCGGGGGCCTGCACCTTTGCTGCTGGCTCACCTTCAGGAGCTGCTAAGGCCCCCTCTCCATCTTGGCGGGGCCCCTCCTTCAGGGCCCTATTCTCCCTGCTGGACAGctcttctctgtctctgtgcTCTGTGTCTCTGGCTTCGCTCAGTCtttcccctccttctttcctcaGAGCTGTTTCGTTTTCCAGCGACTTTTCAAATCCAGGCGTTGCTTCAAATATGGGAACCACTGCCTCTTTCAGTGAGTCTTCTCCTAGAAGCCCTGGATTGTCAGACAACTCAGATGCCTCCACAGATGCTTCGTTCTCAGCATCAGATCCCATTTCATCTGGGGGGGCTTTTGTCCCTTCCTCAGATCTTACTTCCGTCTCTGTTTTCCCCTCTTCCGCTTtaagtttttgcttttctttaaaagcGTCTTCGTCTTTGAGTGCATTTGCCCTCGTCACCTCTTCTCTCTCAGAGTCAGTTTTCCTCAGAGATGTTTTTGGCCTCTCAGCTTTCCTTCGCTCTCTTGCTGCATCTAATTCCTTGGGTAAAATGTCTTTCCTATCATCTTCCCTATTAGCTTCTGCCTCAGTCAccctctcttccccttccacATCTTGCTTGCAAAGGTCTTCAGGGCTGCCCTCGGAAACCTGCATCCGGCTTGCCTCTGCCTCTCCTGTGAAGGGGCTCAAGGGTGTTTCTGTTCTCAtaacctcctttctctctttggcTGGTTCCTCTCCCCCAAGAATTGCCTGTTCAGAACCATCCTCTCTCTTTGATGCTGTCTGCTCTATGGGTCCCTTGTCCTCTAGGTCTATGGATGCTTCCTCTTCGCTTTCTCCGACATCACTCACAGCCACCCCACCCTCAGCCTCTCGCTCCTCCGATGTCGCTGCCTGTCTCAGGGCTGCTACTTCATGAAGATGCTCCGAGTTCAGGGCTGCTGCTTTATTTGCAAGCACTGCCTTCTCCAAACCCTGTTCCCCTTCAGCAGCTGCTTTCTCTGTCTCAAGCACTGTGAGCACCAAGGCTTGCTTTTTGGGAGCCTCATCTTTACTCAGACCCACAGCATCTTTTGCTGCTGCTTGTCCTATGGGGTCTGACCCCCCTTCACCCAGCCTTCTGGCCCCTTTTGCTtctgctgctgcctctgccccCCTTTCTATGCCTGGAAGGATCTCCCTTTTTTCTGTAAACTCTTCTGCCAATTCTGGCTGCTCTGCTGTTGGCTTCCACGCCCTCAAGGGAGCCGCATGAACAACTCTTGCTTCTCCCCAAAGTGCTGCCTCCCCTTTTCCCTGCACTATGTCAGCATCTCTGTGCTGGGGCGCTTCATCTTCCTCCATTGCTTCTTTCTTCTCCAGTGTATACGTTTTTTGTGCCAATTGCTGGGATTCCTTATTTGAGTTGATAGCTGCTGTTTCATCCACCACGAAATTCATTGTTGGCGCTATAAAAATAAGGTTAGAAATGAAGGTTACTTTAATCCAAGTGAACAAGGGAGGGGACACTATAATCTTATATAACACTTATTTACAGTGTGAGATATTTATATGTGGTATCAAGAGGCCATTGTATTAGATATAAAAcacttttttcattgtttctagGATGCTGACTATAACATGCACCATGACTTAATAACGGTTTTTCATTatgaaaagaaatgtcttcaagttTAAGGAACACACTGATATTAAAGAAAAGCTGATCATCAGAGATGTTTAAAATAAGCAGCAATAAGCAAAAAAATTATCATGTCCCCATGTCTTGGAATCAATAAAATCTCCGCCTCACTCTTTCTCTtggcttcctctttctctctctctctctttcacatacATACAAGCTTCctttattagaaataataataagtggaaaaaattatgcaataagaaaaatagtatttaatcttcatataaattattattttatttgtctctttttctgtcttttttttttttcaggcagggtcttgctgtgtcacccaggctggagggcagcagtGTGAACATGGCCCGCTTCAGCTTTGatttcctggtctcaagcaatcctcctgcctcagcctctcgagtagctgggaccataggtgcatgccactatgccaggctaatttttttgttttgttttgttttgttttgtttgttttgttttgttagtagagacagggtctttccatgttgccctggctggtttcAACTCTTGGacctcaaactcccaaagtgttgggattacgggtgtgagccactgcacctggccctgagcTCATTATTTTCTGTAGCAGCATAATATGTCTGTCTTCTGCCTATGTTTCTGGTACTCACATGGGCCTTTAGCAACACAATCATTATACAGTGTGAACTGATGATTCTCACTCCCAGATGATAAGCTACTATATCTAGATTTAGTCATCACAAATTGAGTCAATTAGTAAAAAGTCTTACGTTTGTAGCTCAAAGTAAGACTTTTTACTAAAGACACCAATTTGCATTACCTCTCACCTGTGTTCAGAAGCGAATTTGCCTTTGGCAAGACAGGATCACAAAGCAAGATAGGACTTTGCAGACTGGGACCGTTTTCAGTATAAATAATCTTCTTGAAGTACAAGTTTTCACCCATAATTTCCTGGCAAACCTGGGTGCACAAGCTATCATAGTTCATAGTTCAATAAATACAGGTTTGATATGTTTTTTAATGGCACCAAGTGGATTTTTTTACTattaaataaagttatttatatgttgcatgtaaaataagtaaagaaagGCATGTCATGCCAAACACCTAAAGCATTTCAATTTCCCAACTGCAGAATAGCACTTAAGGAGCTAGAAGCTTTGAAAAGGTTGTTCATCTTAATAATTTATGTCAATTTAAtctttttcattaattaaaaagtCACTGGActagattttataaaataagttatCATACCAAGATGCCAAactctaactttaaaaaaaaaaacttttaaagtagGCAAGTATGATGTTCctcatttgttttttacttgcttGCCTTCTTGGCTAGCCATCTTACCCCCAACACCATCACCAACAACCTACCAGAAGCCTGAAGTCCTGATCTTACTCACCTCTTCTCTACTTTATACCCCATCCAAGACTGTCTTACCATTTCATTACCGCTTCTAACACAAAACATGGTTATCGTTTGTTGCATTTCCTCGGTCTCTTGCCAGCTATTATGATAAAACATTTTGAGGTGAAGCAATAATAGCTGATATTACATTTCCCTTAAAATGTGTTTGGAAGGTAATTTGTCATGTCTCCTTTCAaaggagtaaaataaaaatttcaggtcTGTCAATAGGGCTGAGGTTGACTTTACAGGTCATCCTCTGCTTTTCACAGCAGTTATTTCCTAACTTTTACCTAAAAGCTTCCAAAGCGAAATGTAGAATCAAATATTTGTTCACAGAACATATAGCCAATTCACCTGAGAGAATATGGTCCATTTTGTTTCATTATAGATTATTACTGGatttgaaacaaaattaaattgaaCCAATAGGAAACAATAACGTGTGTCAAGTCTCTTTAATAGTGTATCTGTTGCTATTCAAATTCCTGCATGAAAGTATATTAAAAAGTCagttataaaaacatttaaagaaagtcCTCTGTTTTTCTAATCTGGTTTCTAAATTTATGGATTAATTAAAGAACATTCAGGAAAACAGGGAAATAAAATTTCCTAGCCACCATGTAGTAATATACTATGCCTAAATTCTAGGAGAGAAAGTGCTAATGGCATCCAGCTGAGATGttatatgaacacacacacacagtataagGGAGTCAGACATGATGTTCCTCAAgccagggagaaagagtaattgaAGCTTTTCTAAGAAATGTTAGTAtaaaaacatgacttttttatgggAACCCCATGggcttttgaaaaaatatttaatataagagAGCAAGCAATATTCACAAACAGTGGAAATTTGATGTAATGGAATGAGTGTGTACTTGGAAGTCAGATTAACCTGGGTAAAAAAcgccagctctgccatttactaattATATAAACTTGAGAAATAACATCTCTctaatctttcattttcttatccaTGAAATGGGAATAGCAATGCTGTACTCACAGAATCCTTCGAcagtaaatgagataatttatgtaaaatgcttagcacagtgcctggcataaagaAAGCCCTAATAATCTTCCTTGCACACACCTTTCATTGCTTACAAATAATTAGATTTTCTTGCTTGAATTCAATTTGGTCAATAATAATCAGTAACTCTGCATTGCAGAATAAACGTTTGGGAAGATGTACCTGAGTTCCTCTAGTTGAATGCCCACTATAAAAGATATGAGTTCTCTAAGATCAGGGTCCCTCTCCTGTAACTCAGGCCACTGCACAATCAAGTGTTACCTGGCCCTCTTCATGTTGCCAAGTGAGAAATGGAGCTCAGGGAACCAGCATAAATACAGGTACTCTGGCTACTGCTATTTGCTATGAGCAATAAAGTCCTTTTTCTCTGACCCAGGTGTCTtatgtcttctgccatgattcatAAAACTGTGGCTGGCTAAGTTGTTGCTTGAAAGAAGGGTAAAATCTCAAATGCCTCACAGTGCTTGATGACAATTACTAAAATTGAAGGTGGGATAATGCGACCatatgatgaataaatgaatatcttTCCCTGCCcccatacacataaatatattcaaataaggacatttcttaaaagtcattcaataaatactagaAAGCCTAGTGATTTCAAGAACATGGGAAGTTTGATGAGATTTATATGAGTCATGGTCTGTTAGATCACTCTAATTGGAACCCTTGCAGATGGAATACTTACCACGGAGAGCCAGGTCATAGGCTAATGGCAATGAATCCTttcctagttaaaaaaaaaaaaaaaaaaaaaaaaaaggtcaaatgaATCACTGTGAAATGTACCATGGTTCTCCATCTCTCCAGTTGGGTCAGTTAAGGCAAATTCACCTAGCTGTTCAACTATCTGGGAGGCAGGCTATTGAAAGAAGACTGATCTGAAAATTCCTACCAGTATCGTATAATCTAATGTTCTTTTATTTAATCCTAGACATCAATATattcaaaaaagaataataaatttataCCTGATGTTAGCTGTAAAGCTCTCCTTAGGGCCTGTCAACTACTTCTGGCCATGCTGTTCcttagttgaaaagaaaaaaaaaaaagtggccgaaGGAAGAATCAAGTATAGGAAGGGTGGAAACAGGCTGTCTTTTGCAGAGGATTTCTGAAGGTTCTTCCTAGGTAATGATGTGCCCTTACTGCCACTTGTGTCAACCTTCAGCTTCCTCGGTGGCTTCCCACCCTCATCTTTGCTGCTGACACCAGACTCAGCATCATAGTGGCAGTGGTAGCCCAATGCCAAGGCTTCTGTTATTATCTGTCCAGCTTATTGGAGGTCACATAAAATATCAAAAGGTATAAAAACAGGTCATAGGAACATTGCTGAGCTATTTCACATCATTTAAATAAGTGGGGTCAATTTAAGTgcatttacattaaaatgtagccttgttttaaaaatctctgaaGCATAAACAACTCCCAAGCTAtgatttcaaaaagaaaacacaatataCAACAGAAGATCATGGAGTAAAGAAATCCATGCAGAGAAATACttgcattaaaaaaagagagagagagcagccaGGAGCAGTGACAGATTTGCCAAATGCACATGCAATGAAATGATTGAAAAAAGCAGTTTAGTTGCATTTTCCCTTCTAGGAACGTGTGCTATGGCTTTTATGACACCAATCATCACTGCTTTTTTAAATTGCTAAAACTACTAGAGCTGACTACACTATGAGCATTTCATCCATTAGTAGATTTTAGTGATTTGACCCCAATATTCACTCCATGCGGGCAGAAGCAAAAAAGCTATTACACGATTCCTATAAATTTGACAGTAAAAGCTATTGTAGAAATTCCTGTTATCTGTAGTTGGTTACTAGCATAGACTTCAGGATTACAGAGACCTAAATTCAAGTCTCATATTACATACTAACTGTATCACATTGAGTAAATGCTTTGGCCTAAGCCAACGCCTTGGTTTATCCATCTGTCAAAAAGAGTTATCTATTCAATGGttcttgagaggattaaatgaatataGAGAGAGCATCTTCATCTTCCACTTATTAGCAAGTGTCTAGGCACTTAATAATAAcagcaatgatgatgatggtgatgatgatgggcATTTCTAAGTGTCATCACCCAGTGTGGTATGATTCTAGGCCAAAGTGTAAAGCCAATTAAGTTTGTCTTTAGTTTCTGACAATTCCCTTTCTACATCCCTTGCTTATCATTTGATTACCCATATCGTAAGTCCCATAAATCCCTGACATTACCATTATATCACCTCCTTGTTAACAAAAgttatttcaaataaaactagacTTAGATCTGTCTTCTGGGTAAGAACATAGTATTTTTGAAACtaacttctttccttccctttcttcctttctttcctttttcccccttttctgtccttttttccttccttttttcctcccttttttccttccttccttccttccttccttccttccttccttccttccttcctcctcccacgatattctgttacagcagatATAACGACTTTACTTTGAGAAAACAGAAGTAGAATGCCGTTTCTTGCTTAGTTTAAAGTGAACTGCTAAGGGGTAATTACTTACTGACCCCTCTGTATTTGGAAACAATAGTGAAATACCTGTCTTAAATCGGTTTTGGAGGGAAAATTATGACTTAACAATATTAGGAggacaaacagaaatgaaaaaggggaatAATATAGttcaaatatattctcttttaaaaatatttgaacatcAGTTTTCCTCATTCATCCAATATAACAAAAGATTTTTACAATAAGAGTTTAGAGATGATATCGACTCATGACAATGATGTGATAGTTGGATTTGCTATcaagttttcattttagaaacttGACAAACATAATACATGTGAGTTAAATATCATCTTACTATAATAATGTGAATACTGTATATCTAGAGAGTTCAAATAAGCAATGTTTTAGGTTTTGCATATAAATTTATTTGGCAATTACATGAAGCTTCATTCCATCAGTGCTAAGACATCAAAGTTTTTCCCAAGTAGTCCACAGGGTATAAAAATATAGTCTACAGtattaataataaacaataattaaGCAATTAGCAGGTACTGAACCAAAAGACTACTATAAGAAGCCAAACGATACTAACATCATCTGAAAATTAAAACTCACTCAGAAATGATAGTGAAGCTTGTAGTCCCTCTGTCTCAGGGATGTTATCACCACTTGCCCACGTCTGCTGGCTTGCCCCTGGAGGATTGACCTTCGGAAGTAGATGACAGCCTGTATAGTTAGGTGTTGCCTATTTCAGATTCAGCAAGAATGGAACGCTGGCCTAAGTATCAAGGACTTACTAGGTGTGAAACCAGAAAAGGCTTCACTTGGTCGTTTTTTCTCAGATGTTCTTCTGAAACTGAAACTTAAAAGCAAGAACTTGGCTGGCGTCTAACCTCAACTGTTTTCCACCCATAGTAAAAGAGGACTGTGCATGCTGAGACTCCCATTTCAGCAATGTGACATATCACTTTGTTGCCTCTCTCTATTTAGCCCTTCATCCCCTAAGGCTCCTGTCTTTTACCTATCAATAAAGGTGACCTCTAGAGGCAAAGGTGATTGTCAGTTCTCACAGCATTAGTTGCAAAATGGAATTGTCACAAACAGAAAATTTCTTAGAaagtcagctttctttttttcactcaaaTGATATAATGATACtttaaggtattttttttaaatatcaaaatattcttattttacaatGTCAGCTTTTtagtataaaaacaaatatattttaaataatatgtattgTATTTTCCCTAAATATGGAGACAGTATTTAGATAGATTATCCAAAGCTTGGAAAAACTAAaggatacaaagaagaaaataattatcataGTTTCACTACTCAGAGAAGACTGCTAGTtaacattttaatacatttcCAAGTATTTTTTACTCGATTCTTACTAAAGATAGCACTTAATATCCCACTTTATTAATTTAGCAATGTATTGTGACTATTTTCCCAtatcattaaatttaaaagactCTTCAATAACACATAAAACATTACAATAAGGTCTTACTAAATTTTGCTTCATCAATGTCTATTGTCAAATATTGAGCTATCTCTATTGTGattat of the Symphalangus syndactylus isolate Jambi chromosome 12, NHGRI_mSymSyn1-v2.1_pri, whole genome shotgun sequence genome contains:
- the ERICH3 gene encoding glutamate-rich protein 3 isoform X2; translation: MSHSHPAGLLAAYNSLMDKHLAGYFNNTRIRRHLLRSGLITRSGRILSEKEYKLNIMKRDHQKYIRECLAQAIFHKVLDMERYHQLEIKKKLETLARKERIQRFKGEHTRRSVENNMPILSPHPPVGPKTNRGHSVLVDEGHSSPLALTAPRPYTAPGNMQPPIRLQPLPSNPAVETLPKGKKAVMKFRNSTGNSQRMNSYQLPNINSYMMPIPPPLPPNGKITRENRSDTWRRRRFRPTTAPNGLEPLLTKDSRRIHKTSLHSNAAITMIYLGKNVHLSSDNPDFRDEIKVYQQHCGGENLCVYKGKLLAKETFQFISKRHQGFPFSLTFFLNGMQVNRLSSCCEYKHRKGSRLGGKRGYFGFVCVERSSPCYKCIIAMGLDKKTSLPKSRKEKSTEKGEELKKAEGKVRKEREYVIPKRNEIKENKTSVSANFSAQEIKTGLKEVTTAVEEMTSKGKPGQDVLEDGQENTLKYEYEEDFEVDEEKQGEKANEEGQADVQMNGIPQSPLDDKKDNLDPEKESETSSQKAPDAHDNVKDENDGCSESELEEDKQDMKTASSTSSRSHPYSSDSEDESAVGDREAHADSSIDESARSSSSQELSENDEPRKSHLPVEESLEIEIEDQEITKADVEIKPMPIEESFENVLKEGAEKGTQGIAEGLSEKSGKHVPAEEKEKDKSKLWEESTAQVKDKKAGLPGVEEGGKDSLPLAYDLALRAPTMNFVVDETAAINSNKESQQLAQKTYTLEKKEAMEEDEAPQHRDADIVQGKGEAALWGEARVVHAAPLRAWKPTAEQPELAEEFTEKREILPGIERGAEAAAEAKGARRLGEGGSDPIGQAAAKDAVGLSKDEAPKKQALVLTVLETEKAAAEGEQGLEKAVLANKAAALNSEHLHEVAALRQAATSEEREAEGGVAVSDVGESEEEASIDLEDKGPIEQTASKREDGSEQAILGGEEPAKERKEVMRTETPLSPFTGEAEASRMQVSEGSPEDLCKQDVEGEERVTEAEANREDDRKDILPKELDAARERRKAERPKTSLRKTDSEREEVTRANALKDEDAFKEKQKLKAEEGKTETEVRSEEGTKAPPDEMGSDAENEASVEASELSDNPGLLGEDSLKEAVVPIFEATPGFEKSLENETALRKEGGERLSEARDTEHRDREELSSRENRALKEGPRQDGEGALAAPEGEPAAKVQAPEALIPATGQAEELAAKDHDACAGLEGRAEGQGGADVVLRTQEAAPEEDPMMAEKFREEAVDEGPEEEEDKECTPETEAMQDRNSEGDGAVEGGGNTEKNEGMGGGRVVAEEVLHGGGETAETAAEEREVLAGSETAEEKTIANKASSFSDVAEEETWHQQDELVGKTAAARKVVVEGLARSGEEVPAAEEMTVTCTTEAGVGTPAALEGKTSGLGQEQEGGSEGQEAATGSGNGRQKSGAAEKFRLGLSREGERELSPESLQAMATLPVKPDFTETREKQQHMVQGESETADVSPNNMQV
- the ERICH3 gene encoding glutamate-rich protein 3 isoform X3, with the protein product MLAKGKKAVMKFRNSTGNSQRMNSYQLPNINSYMMPIPPPLPPNGKITRENRSDTWRRRRFRPTTAPNGLEPLLTKDSRRIHKTSLHSNAAITMIYLGKNVHLSSDNPDFRDEIKVYQQHCGGENLCVYKGKLLAKETFQFISKRHQGFPFSLTFFLNGMQVNRLSSCCEYKHRKGSRLGGKRGYFGFVCVERSSPCYKCIIAMGLDKKTSLPKSRKEKSTEKGEELKKAEGKVRKEREYVIPKRNEIKENKTSVSANFSAQEIKTGLKEVTTAVEEMTSKGKPGQDVLEDGQENTLKYEYEEDFEVDEEKQGEKANEEGQADVQMNGIPQSPLDDKKDNLDPEKESETSSQKAPDAHDNVKDENDGCSESELEEDKQDMKTASSTSSRSHPYSSDSEDESAVGDREAHADSSIDESARSSSSQELSENDEPRKSHLPVEESLEIEIEDQEITKADVEIKPMPIEESFENVLKEGAEKGTQGIAEGLSEKSGKHVPAEEKEKDKSKLWEESTAQVKDKKAGLPGVEEGGKDSLPLAYDLALRAPTMNFVVDETAAINSNKESQQLAQKTYTLEKKEAMEEDEAPQHRDADIVQGKGEAALWGEARVVHAAPLRAWKPTAEQPELAEEFTEKREILPGIERGAEAAAEAKGARRLGEGGSDPIGQAAAKDAVGLSKDEAPKKQALVLTVLETEKAAAEGEQGLEKAVLANKAAALNSEHLHEVAALRQAATSEEREAEGGVAVSDVGESEEEASIDLEDKGPIEQTASKREDGSEQAILGGEEPAKERKEVMRTETPLSPFTGEAEASRMQVSEGSPEDLCKQDVEGEERVTEAEANREDDRKDILPKELDAARERRKAERPKTSLRKTDSEREEVTRANALKDEDAFKEKQKLKAEEGKTETEVRSEEGTKAPPDEMGSDAENEASVEASELSDNPGLLGEDSLKEAVVPIFEATPGFEKSLENETALRKEGGERLSEARDTEHRDREELSSRENRALKEGPRQDGEGALAAPEGEPAAKVQAPEALIPATGQAEELAAKDHDACAGLEGRAEGQGGADVVLRTQEAAPEEDPMMAEKFREEAVDEGPEEEEDKECTPETEAMQDRNSEGDGAVEGGGNTEKNEGMGGGRVVAEEVLHGGGETAETAAEEREVLAGSETAEEKTIANKASSFSDVAEEETWHQQDELVGKTAAARKVVVEGLARSGEEVPAAEEMTVTCTTEAGVGTPAALEGKTSGLGQEQEGGSEGQEAATGSGNGRQKSGAAEKFRLGLSREGERELSPESLQAMATLPVKPDFTETREKQQHMVQGESETADVSPNNMQV
- the ERICH3 gene encoding glutamate-rich protein 3 isoform X1, which gives rise to MSHSHPAGLLAAYNSLMDKHLAGYFNNTRIRRHLLRSGLITRSGRILSEKEYKLNIMKRDHQKYIRECLAQAIFHKVLDMERYHQLEIKKKLETLARKERIQRFKGEHTRRSVENNMPILSPHPPVGPKTNRGHSVLVDEGHSSPLALTAPRPYTAPGNMQPPIRLQPLPSNPAVETLPKVTSRSRSKTSLLENEALFPIGGKKAVMKFRNSTGNSQRMNSYQLPNINSYMMPIPPPLPPNGKITRENRSDTWRRRRFRPTTAPNGLEPLLTKDSRRIHKTSLHSNAAITMIYLGKNVHLSSDNPDFRDEIKVYQQHCGGENLCVYKGKLLAKETFQFISKRHQGFPFSLTFFLNGMQVNRLSSCCEYKHRKGSRLGGKRGYFGFVCVERSSPCYKCIIAMGLDKKTSLPKSRKEKSTEKGEELKKAEGKVRKEREYVIPKRNEIKENKTSVSANFSAQEIKTGLKEVTTAVEEMTSKGKPGQDVLEDGQENTLKYEYEEDFEVDEEKQGEKANEEGQADVQMNGIPQSPLDDKKDNLDPEKESETSSQKAPDAHDNVKDENDGCSESELEEDKQDMKTASSTSSRSHPYSSDSEDESAVGDREAHADSSIDESARSSSSQELSENDEPRKSHLPVEESLEIEIEDQEITKADVEIKPMPIEESFENVLKEGAEKGTQGIAEGLSEKSGKHVPAEEKEKDKSKLWEESTAQVKDKKAGLPGVEEGGKDSLPLAYDLALRAPTMNFVVDETAAINSNKESQQLAQKTYTLEKKEAMEEDEAPQHRDADIVQGKGEAALWGEARVVHAAPLRAWKPTAEQPELAEEFTEKREILPGIERGAEAAAEAKGARRLGEGGSDPIGQAAAKDAVGLSKDEAPKKQALVLTVLETEKAAAEGEQGLEKAVLANKAAALNSEHLHEVAALRQAATSEEREAEGGVAVSDVGESEEEASIDLEDKGPIEQTASKREDGSEQAILGGEEPAKERKEVMRTETPLSPFTGEAEASRMQVSEGSPEDLCKQDVEGEERVTEAEANREDDRKDILPKELDAARERRKAERPKTSLRKTDSEREEVTRANALKDEDAFKEKQKLKAEEGKTETEVRSEEGTKAPPDEMGSDAENEASVEASELSDNPGLLGEDSLKEAVVPIFEATPGFEKSLENETALRKEGGERLSEARDTEHRDREELSSRENRALKEGPRQDGEGALAAPEGEPAAKVQAPEALIPATGQAEELAAKDHDACAGLEGRAEGQGGADVVLRTQEAAPEEDPMMAEKFREEAVDEGPEEEEDKECTPETEAMQDRNSEGDGAVEGGGNTEKNEGMGGGRVVAEEVLHGGGETAETAAEEREVLAGSETAEEKTIANKASSFSDVAEEETWHQQDELVGKTAAARKVVVEGLARSGEEVPAAEEMTVTCTTEAGVGTPAALEGKTSGLGQEQEGGSEGQEAATGSGNGRQKSGAAEKFRLGLSREGERELSPESLQAMATLPVKPDFTETREKQQHMVQGESETADVSPNNMQV